The genomic region GTGTTGTctagaaatgtgtgtgtgtgtatatatatatatatatatatatatatatatatatatgttcctcaATAAGTTCAGCTATATTCTGGCATGATTCTACTTGTGATCACCAGTTCactgacttattattattattattttattattttcacagTTTAAAGAATTTCTTGGGACTTACAATAAGCTGACAGAGAACTGCTTCCTGGATTGTGTGAAAGACTTTACTACACGAGAGGTTAAGCCTGAAGAGGTTTGTCTTGTGGCTTTATCAGAGAAGCATAGAGGATGTCTAACCATTTTAAGGTTACAATTACACatgcatgggggagatttatcaaaaccgaggaaaagttgcccatagcaaccagaatgCTGCTTTTATTTCTCAGAGGCATTTCTACAAattaaagtagcgatctgattggtcaacttttcctctccacacatTTTGATAAGTCTTCCCATCAGTGTTTGCAGAACATTTGATGCTGTGTAAATcaattgtgccagaaagttaaacatatttgtaaattacttctatttaaaaatctacacccttccagtacttattagatgctgtatgctccagaggaagttttttttctttttaaagaagtactctggtgCGTTTTTTCTTTAACCCTCTGTGCACGGGCTGCCACGCAAAACAAagcaaactttaactccccttcctacgttcccccgttgcgctgatatcaatgtcccgttctccggtccccgaCTTCTTCTGCTTCCTCTAAGTCGAAGAGTCACGTGAGgctcagcgtatcaccagccgcaggaggacactgctgcagctggtgatacgctgagcctcacgtgaaaaataaaaataaaataaaaacacgcaccggagtgctcctttaaattTCTAATCTGtcagaacacagtgctctctgctgacacctctgtccatgtcaggaactgtcaagagcaggagaaaatccccatagcaaacctctcctgttctggacagttcctgacttagaggtggtcagacagaaaagaaatgtagaaagaaaagaacttcctgtgtcacatacagcaactgataagtactggaagggttaagatttttaaaatgaagtcctttacaaatctgttcaactttatggcaccagttgaattaaaatatAGTTTTTCACCGAAGTAACCCTTGAAACACAGCACATCaaatctgtgtgaatgtaccataaatgcGGCATTCCCGTGATTAAATGAATCCACTACTTACTGGATATAGGGATAACTAGCGGATCACTGAATAGATAAATCAAAGAATAGAGGACAAATGTCCTCTGAATGGAGCCGTGGCACACGTGGGCAGCCAGTATTTCAATCATTCTCCATGAGGCTTCTAAATATTACCTGCCTAGATAATATTCAGAAGCCTCATGGAGAATGATTGAAATCACGGTGTCTcgatcagctgtgaggacggccggaggtcccttaccctgcTCCGTGCATCTGATCGTTGCTCCTTTACTGCTGCCAGCCAtggtattgatcagtgtatgcaatctatagattgcatgtaatagtgtcctgttgggacaaaaaaaaagtgtaaaaataacctgcaaaaaatagtaaaatttgaattaaccccttcccaataaaaaaaattttgaattcccccccttttttttttttttttaagttttcaaataaaaaaaaatatatttttaaatctaaaaatgccctgctacgagcagacacactgaagcgatgtgacTGCAGTGTGTCTTCTCGTAGCAGCTTATTGCTCCttagcaggcacatctaaaggcaccacgtggcggtccttcagcggcgaatccgcagtgtaaaatacactgtggatccgtcccgcgtgaatgtacccttaaggggggaaaaaaaaaaacaatcacatgacattgaaaaaagtatcGATAATTGGTATAGGCCAGTactaaagtatcggtactcagtcttaaaaaaataaatggtatcgggacatccctagtgggGGTCTCAGTAGTGCCTAACTATCAAAGTAAAAGTAAACTAGTGAAAATCTGGATAGATATATCAAACCCAGTgtctcccaacctgggtgcctccagctgttgaaaaactacaactctgagtaTGCTGCAGGAAATCTGCCAGGCAGTGggaaatctgcagtgtatttcgctatgagcagacacaggtcTTTCCTGCCACAGGCCCAGCATGCCGGTGTGACTTTGACATGCGTGCCAGCCTCACAGGGCTGCGAAAGGGAAGCTGTTTGTCTGCTCatggcagcgggaaatatgcagcatattGTGCTATAAGCAGTGAGCAGACACCCAAGGCTTCCCTTCCCTGCACAAATAGGGCTGCGGCAGGGAAGCCTTGGGTGTCTGCTCACTGCTTATAacaaaatatgctgcgtatttcccactgcttgGCAGATTTCCTGCAGCACGAAATACGCAGTGTatatgctacatgtgaccctatcctaaagtttattatttgtgtagtgtaatgttttaaaCATGCTTTCTGTATCTTCCTCATGCTTGCTGTCATTCAGTAGGAACCAACACTGTTTATTCTCAGTAACAAAAAgtctgtcctggtcatgtgatggatgCACACTTACAGCAGTTATCAGAGCCGTACGCCAATCACATCACTAGGACAGAtcatttaatttttccatatacttcctgtaaaaagaaaaatcgCGAAATCCTAAATAACCATATTTCCTCTTTCTCTGCTGTTAGATTTCGTGCTCAGAGCACTGTCTACAGAAGTACCTAAAAATGACACAAAGAATATCCATGAGATTTCAGGAGTACCACATACAGCAGAATGAGGCTTTGGCTGCTAAAGCAGGACTTCTGGGCCAGCCTCGATAAGAGCCGAGTGCAGACCACTGTTCAAGGTCCTACCAGTCCAGCCAAAATATGCTGCGCTGTccagaagaggacgctccggagagACAAATGTGCCGGTCTACTCCCAGCAGAGCCCAGGACTTGAGCATTGATGGTGCTGAAGAATGACCGACATCAGAAGAGACTGTAGAGGCATTTGTAGACTGTGCTCCCTAACAAGTGTCTACCATTAGACATTCTGAATACTATCCTTATTTCAAGCTGACTTGTTTGGAAGATGTTATGTGAAGACCATGGCTCCTTATGCTATGAGTGGAAGTCATAATATTCTAGTGAAATAAACATGAGAATGCATTGGAACatatccctgtatttttattgtgAAGGGTTTATTAGATaaggttcttttatttaaaaatccaaCAATGATAAATGACGTTCCCTTCAATCATTTTCAGTCTCCTTTTTTTTCTATCCTTAAAGAAAAGGAATTCAGGTCTTCCTACTTAAAACTTTTGGGAGAGGAAAAACAATGACTCATAACCCATcccctgcattaaaggggtattccgggcaaaaacattttatcccctatacaaaggatagaggataagatgtctgatcgcggggggccctctgctgagaccccccgcgatctccacttCCGGACGATGGGGaacggagctccggaagcagggcagcagagtacccctttatggacgcAGTCTATTTTTTTTGCaactctgaccactgtcactttttaagcattaataactctgggatgctttaacttatgaatttgattctgagtgtttcttcctgacattctactttatgttagtggtaaatttttgtcaatacttttctgctacatttcttggtgaaaaaaaaataaatttcatgaaaaattagaaaatttagcatttttgaagctctctgcttgtaaggaaaatagacattccaaatgatattttgattcacatatacaatatgtctagtttgtgttggcatcataaagttgacatgtttttactttttgaagatattatagggctttttagtttagtagccattttcaaattttacatgaaaatttcaaaatcagaatttttcagggaccagttcagtttcaaagtgaatttgagggtctttatgttagaaataccctataatggaccccattatgaaaactgcaccccttaaagtattcaaaatgactttcagaaagtttaggtttcacaggaatagcagcaaagtggaggagaaaattcaaaatcttagtgtaaaaaattaacatgttcttgtaaacccatttttttcattttacaaggagtaataggagaaaaatcccccccaaaatttgtaacacaatttcttctgagtatggaaatacatcatatgtggatgtaaagtgttctgcgggcgaactacaatgctcagaaaaggagcgccattgggcttttggaaagagaatttgattgtaatagaagtcgggggccttgtgcgtttacaaagcctccgtgctaccagaacagtggacctcccccccccatgtgaccccattttggaaactacacccctcacagaatttaataaggggtgcagtgagtatttacaccccactggcgtaaaatcagatttttcattttcacgtccatatttaacaaaaatttgtcaagcacctgtggagtgttaaggctcactatatcccttgttacggtccttgaggggtgaagtttccaaactggggtcacgtgtttttttttttttttttattgtcagaaccgctgtaactatcagccacccctgtgcaaatgaccaatttagacctcaaatgtacatagtgcgctctaacttctgagccttgttgtgcaaccgcagagcactttacacccacatatgggctGTTGCAAAGGTCCCAGCATACCTTaaaagtcaatggctgtccggcaatactgggagttattttgcaacagctggaggttccgttttggaaacgctgccgtatgatacattttgaatttttattttggggggggggggggggggggtatatgtaggtgttttaccctttatattttgtgtaagtgtagtgtttttagggtacattcacacaggcgggggttcacagtgagtttcccgctgggagtttgagctgtggcggaaaatttgctgcagctcaaacttaaagctggaaactcgctgtaaagccgcccgtgtgaatgtaccctgtacatttacattggggggggcgcaaacctccagctgttgcagaactacaactgcccggacttccagagcggggatctcaactttgacttggtgtgatgtcatgtctccggCCACCCAaaccccagtgttctaaacatagtgtttagaatgctgggtgctgcacgggGGTcccaggattggggataagatgtctgtgggtgtAATACTTTGTCTGTTGTCTtatctggctgcttgatattctttgtctCTCCCTTGCTTACATCTTCTCTGCCTGCCCCCACCCTCCtgttctgagcagcagagagattcagtgtctgattggctaaggctgcacacacctcccagttcacAGCACTAAAGGGAGCTTGACTCATCATTGCAGGGCAGAAACATGTGATCTATGTCTCAGGagagtgggggctgctttcagagagggatttggatagagacagagtggatgacgCCATTCCCTCCCTTCATGCATGTGACAATCAAAGAGGGGGAAACAGCTCTATATagttaatgaatgatatttagacaattaaataggctgatgaaagggaaaggatgggctattggTTTAGTTTCCTGgagtaaacacaaaaaaaaattgagcAGAACGGTTCATTGCACAATGGACcccaaggctatattcacacgaatgtctgcacagaaaaatGTATATGCGGAAATTCCACAGACAGCTGAGCTCCAGTAGAACACGCTGGAGCTAGGACCGCTCGAAAATGCACCGTCTCAAACAGCAATGGATTTCCTTGCCAAATCTGTAGAATCAACAAGTCTCTTTCTGCGGATGCCAAAAACATTATTTCCATGGCAGAAGCATCTGGCGAGGAAATTCTCCAGTGTTAACATTGCAGCAGAACCCCAtttaaatcaataggactctgcggCAATAGAATTCCACCGTACGCAGATGTGGACAAGGCCTAATCTGCCACAGGTGAACATTTCACCTTTGTGTTCTGAAAATTCCAAATTGTGCAGTGCATGAGACAAGTGCCAGGCTAACAATGAATTAACTATACTGTGTATACTTTTAATggggaaatgtattaaaaaaaaaaaaaatcataagtgtTGCTATTTCGATCTTTAAAGAGGACGGCATGACATTACTTTTTCCTGGTCTTGTTATTTATTGTTCTAAGATTAGAAAAATAATCTATACAGCTTTGACTACAGTAATGTGCCTGTATACCCATTACTGCGGCATTCCTGGCAGAGATTAGAGGGAGATGGGACTAGAGTGGCTGTgggtagagatgagggaacttacagtaaattcaatttgtcacgaacttctcggctcggcagttgatgacttttcgtgcataaattagttcagctttcaggtgctcccgtgggctggaaaaggtggatacagtcctaggagactttcctaggaatgtatccaccttttccagcccaccggagcacctgaaagctgaatttacgcaggataagtcatcaactaccgagccgagaagttcgtgacgaatcgaatttactgtaagttccctcatctctagctGTGGGGAAGAGTCTGGGATTTAACTGTGGAGCAGTTTTTATTTTACCAGGATTGGGGGGGGGAAGCCAGACAACCCTTTAAGATATCCTGATGGTTTTCAAGATGCTTTTCAAGATGTCATTCATTGTTCACTTGTAGTAAATAAAAATCTGCCCTGATCATATGATGGACATCAGATCTGGCATCAACAAGCCAGGCACATGTAGGACCAGGTCAGTTTTataaaatggtcacagagcatttaatacattttgtgcaggtcacatttactGAAATTTCTCtcatatacaccaaaaagctaagtctgggctggtgcagtttgagacttttcagtggttttgcagtagtgctgggcggtataccggttcatacggaATTTTTtcccctgcacgatatgaattttgcccATTGCGCAAtaccagttgccccccccccccgccctcgaatgagtgaattatctgctgcaagcgctgttctgcttttcttccgcccccccaatgaattatcagctgcgctgtccccacatcgtgtcacccgcaagcgctcctctgctcctcctcctaTGAGTTTCAGGCCGCTGGCGCTAGAaagctgtactgtactacaaataacgttgcccgggctgcaaaaataaaatttaactcacctgcctacattCCCATGTTGGTCCAAATTCCACCCATCACCAacctcacctgcttcctggggatgggaacatcacaaagctgtcagcctatcaccggccgcagtgctgtcccgcctcagccactgataggctgagtgcactcaTGTAAGTGCTGAgtgcttcatacatgacagtccGCTCtgtctatcaccggctgcagcgatgtccagcCCCGACCAatgataggctggcggctctgTGACTTTCCCGTCCCAAGGAAACAGCAAGAGGATTGCAGCGCAGGAAAGTGAAGACGGTACAGAGCAACAGGAGAACGTAGGCAtgttagttaaagtttattttttcagCCCGGGAAACGTTATTTGTATTACAGAACAGATTTCTAGCACCGGCGGCCCGtaactcataggaggatgagcagaggagcgtatgcgggtcacatgatgtggggacagcgcagctgttGGCTGGTgttgggagagaagcagcgcccagGACACACGtttttgctcataccgcccaactctactttgcaccttttttgtgccttttcacaaaggcGCAGTTAGTAAAACCCTAAAacacttccatatcatgtgtattgccattAAATCAGTGCAGTTCAActaaaaatcagcagaaatgtgtaaaccaaaaggtgcaaaaaaaataataatttaaggcGCAAAtaaagtctaaagacaatgataaatgtcagccaaatA from Hyla sarda isolate aHylSar1 chromosome 11, aHylSar1.hap1, whole genome shotgun sequence harbors:
- the TIMM9 gene encoding mitochondrial import inner membrane translocase subunit Tim9 — translated: MAAQISESDQIKQFKEFLGTYNKLTENCFLDCVKDFTTREVKPEEISCSEHCLQKYLKMTQRISMRFQEYHIQQNEALAAKAGLLGQPR